One segment of Phaeacidiphilus oryzae TH49 DNA contains the following:
- a CDS encoding fumarylacetoacetate hydrolase family protein: protein MRIARFSHQGNVSFGVVQGDPAQPETLVVHAIAGHPFEPPQPTGVNHPLSQVRLLTPMLPNKIVAVGRNYAEHAKEMGNEVPETPLTFFKPSTSVVGPSENIAYPPFSSELSHEAELAVVIGRMCREVPADRAHEVILGYTCANDVTARDAQRAEGQWARAKGFDTACPLGPWIETDVDPSDLAITCTVNGEVRQSGRTSQMIRPIGELISFITEAMTLLPGDVVLTGTPAGVGPLNVGDEVAVGIEGIGTLANKVIKRG from the coding sequence GTGCGCATCGCCAGGTTCTCCCACCAGGGGAACGTCTCCTTCGGAGTGGTCCAGGGAGACCCCGCCCAGCCCGAGACGCTCGTCGTCCACGCCATCGCCGGACACCCCTTCGAGCCGCCGCAGCCCACCGGTGTGAACCACCCGCTCTCCCAGGTGCGGCTGCTGACGCCGATGCTGCCGAACAAGATCGTCGCGGTCGGCCGCAACTACGCCGAGCACGCCAAGGAGATGGGCAACGAGGTCCCCGAGACCCCGCTCACCTTCTTCAAGCCCTCCACCTCCGTGGTGGGCCCCTCGGAGAACATCGCGTACCCGCCGTTCAGCAGCGAGCTCAGCCACGAGGCCGAACTGGCCGTGGTGATCGGCCGGATGTGCCGCGAGGTCCCGGCCGACCGCGCCCACGAGGTGATCCTCGGCTACACCTGCGCCAACGACGTCACCGCGCGGGACGCCCAGCGTGCCGAGGGCCAGTGGGCGCGGGCCAAGGGCTTCGACACGGCGTGCCCGCTCGGCCCCTGGATCGAGACCGACGTGGACCCCTCCGACCTGGCGATCACCTGCACGGTCAACGGAGAGGTGCGGCAGTCCGGGCGCACCTCCCAGATGATCCGCCCGATCGGCGAGCTCATCTCCTTCATCACCGAGGCCATGACGCTGCTCCCCGGCGACGTCGTCCTCACCGGAACCCCCGCGGGCGTGGGCCCGCTCAACGTCGGCGACGAGGTCGCCGTCGGCATCGAAGGCATCGGAACTCTCGCCA
- a CDS encoding nitrate- and nitrite sensing domain-containing protein, protein MRRWALGNLRIRTRLVVLLVLPVVAAIVLGALRINTALANEAALTKVSELSNVAQAATTLADQLENERDASAIPLTRTGNLNDDGVRAAQQQTQRAQQAFVQVTSSIDLAGLPGGGTDIATELKDLQKLPDIRKSAFPKGGGNGGIQLTVNQYDYLIQGLISLTQDMALGSDTSSLITSGRALEQFSTAKEYASIERAMLAGVLATPDQKISPNDLAYLSHANSQMTNSVTAFKSVMANSQATDILNTFENNNNVKTSRQFLNEVLTTGQLSGAADGMTAQTWYDNASTQVTAMTSAEQDLVHRLDLQAKQLKTDAQAQTLINSIVIALVLIVAVLGAMLVGRSMVRTLRRLQKSAEDVAQHRLPELVRTLSEADPQDVDVSVAPIGINSQDEIGHVAHAFDKVHSEAVRLAAEQALLRGNINAMFTNLSRRSQGLIQRQISLISELESREADPDQLASLFKLDHLATRMRRNGENLLVLAGEDPGRRWTRPVPLVDVLRAAASEVEQYERIELASVPTTDVIGRVVNDLVHLLAELLENATSFSSPQTRVKVTGHALPDGRVLVEIHDTGIGLSPDDLADINERLANPPVVDVSVSRRMGLFVVGRLSLRHGIRIQLRPSDSGGTTALVMLPVDITNAGRQRAEKPGQGGPGPLGRGPAGGPAGNGRALPTRGGEGGAGGLAAAFGGAAGARASQGGPGAGAPGGSALPGRGAAGALGPGRGADMFGGAQNAPSAPNSPNAPGAPSAPAPSSAPGGAGGGRGDLPVRGRELPSRGGQESGLPTGGLPTRGQNGGGQNGGGLNGGAPSAGGLGGDTGEWTRPQDPAANGRVPEQGYPTPPQPTGYAPQQPEQPSEWTRRADPAPAETSPFAERTQHAAAGPDPRQSSPEIAPQGLPSGMRGSRYPGQDPQQGQFGQHSQAGQPGQGGQPGQPGQPGQQRAESTLQFSRPLPPAPPVPEPAQPQQAQPQQSQAPAQQMPQQMSQQTPQQQRAAEENDPLTGRMALPPAESGGSPIFEAMESTWFRSGRADRMRAVQVTSGSDRSQGDARDQQSPAAPSAPAAQSGGVPNGATGSGSWQARQQSAGAFPAQPQAQAQSQAAYPAAAQAPGMQDAPWRPSANDDRWQRASAVRSPSTSGTTPSGLPRRVPSANLVPGTAEAASIGGTQIEGPQVDRSPDQVRGRLSSLHRGVRQGRQAREGGNEYGNNNGGNGPYGPERQER, encoded by the coding sequence ATGCGCCGATGGGCGCTCGGCAACCTGCGCATCCGCACCCGCCTGGTGGTGCTGCTGGTACTGCCGGTGGTCGCGGCGATCGTGCTCGGTGCCCTCCGCATCAACACCGCCCTCGCCAACGAGGCGGCGCTGACCAAGGTCTCCGAGCTGTCGAACGTCGCCCAGGCGGCGACCACGCTCGCCGACCAGCTGGAGAACGAGCGGGACGCCTCGGCGATCCCGCTCACCCGCACCGGCAACCTGAACGACGACGGCGTGCGGGCCGCGCAGCAGCAGACGCAGCGCGCCCAGCAGGCCTTCGTCCAGGTGACCTCGTCGATCGACCTGGCCGGCCTGCCCGGTGGCGGTACCGACATCGCCACCGAGCTGAAGGACCTGCAGAAGCTGCCGGACATCCGCAAGTCCGCCTTCCCCAAGGGCGGCGGCAACGGCGGCATCCAGCTGACGGTCAACCAGTACGACTACCTGATCCAGGGTCTGATCTCGCTGACCCAGGACATGGCGCTGGGCTCCGACACCTCCTCGCTGATCACCTCCGGCCGCGCCCTGGAGCAGTTCTCCACGGCCAAGGAGTACGCCTCCATCGAGCGCGCCATGCTGGCCGGCGTGCTGGCCACTCCGGACCAGAAGATCTCCCCCAACGACCTGGCCTACCTGAGCCACGCGAACAGCCAGATGACCAACTCGGTCACGGCGTTCAAGTCGGTGATGGCGAACAGCCAGGCGACGGACATCCTCAACACCTTCGAGAACAACAACAACGTCAAGACCTCGCGGCAGTTCCTGAACGAGGTGCTGACCACCGGCCAGCTCTCCGGCGCCGCCGACGGGATGACCGCGCAGACCTGGTACGACAACGCCAGCACCCAGGTCACCGCGATGACCTCGGCCGAGCAGGACCTGGTCCACCGCCTGGACCTGCAGGCCAAGCAGCTCAAGACGGACGCCCAGGCCCAGACGCTGATCAACTCGATCGTGATCGCCCTGGTCCTGATCGTCGCCGTGCTCGGCGCCATGCTGGTCGGCCGCTCCATGGTGCGGACGCTGCGCCGGCTGCAGAAGTCCGCCGAGGACGTCGCCCAGCACCGCCTGCCGGAGCTGGTGCGGACCCTCTCCGAGGCGGACCCGCAGGACGTGGACGTCTCGGTGGCGCCGATCGGCATCAACAGCCAGGACGAGATCGGGCACGTGGCCCACGCGTTCGACAAGGTGCACAGCGAGGCGGTCCGGCTGGCCGCCGAGCAGGCGCTGCTGCGGGGCAACATCAACGCGATGTTCACCAACCTGTCCCGCCGCTCGCAGGGCCTGATCCAGCGCCAGATCTCGCTGATCTCGGAGCTGGAGAGCCGCGAGGCGGACCCGGACCAGCTGGCCTCGCTGTTCAAGCTCGACCACCTGGCCACCCGCATGCGGCGGAACGGCGAGAACCTGCTGGTGCTCGCCGGTGAGGACCCGGGCCGCCGGTGGACCCGGCCGGTCCCGCTGGTGGACGTCCTCCGCGCGGCCGCCTCCGAGGTGGAGCAGTACGAGCGCATCGAGCTGGCCTCGGTGCCCACCACGGACGTGATCGGGCGGGTCGTCAACGACCTCGTCCACCTCCTGGCCGAGCTGCTGGAGAACGCCACCTCGTTCTCCTCCCCGCAGACCCGGGTGAAGGTCACAGGACACGCGCTGCCGGACGGCCGCGTGCTGGTCGAGATCCACGACACCGGCATCGGCCTCTCCCCCGACGACCTCGCGGACATCAACGAGCGGCTGGCCAACCCGCCGGTGGTGGACGTCTCGGTGTCCCGCCGGATGGGCCTGTTCGTGGTCGGCCGGCTGTCCCTGCGCCACGGCATCCGGATCCAGCTGCGCCCGAGCGACTCGGGCGGCACCACCGCGCTGGTCATGCTCCCGGTGGACATCACCAACGCCGGCCGCCAGCGGGCCGAGAAGCCCGGCCAGGGCGGACCGGGCCCGCTGGGCCGCGGCCCGGCGGGCGGCCCGGCCGGCAACGGCAGGGCGCTGCCCACCCGCGGTGGCGAGGGCGGGGCCGGCGGCCTGGCCGCGGCCTTCGGCGGGGCGGCCGGTGCGCGGGCGAGCCAGGGCGGACCGGGCGCGGGTGCGCCGGGCGGCTCGGCGCTGCCCGGGCGCGGTGCGGCCGGGGCCCTCGGCCCGGGCCGGGGCGCGGACATGTTCGGGGGCGCTCAGAACGCTCCCAGCGCTCCCAACTCCCCCAATGCGCCGGGCGCGCCGAGCGCTCCTGCGCCCTCCTCCGCGCCGGGTGGCGCGGGCGGCGGGCGCGGCGACCTCCCCGTCCGCGGGCGGGAGCTGCCCTCCCGCGGCGGACAGGAGAGCGGGCTGCCGACCGGCGGTCTGCCGACCCGCGGCCAGAACGGCGGCGGCCAGAACGGCGGCGGTCTGAACGGCGGCGCTCCGAGCGCGGGCGGCCTCGGCGGGGACACCGGCGAGTGGACCCGGCCGCAGGACCCGGCGGCCAACGGCCGGGTGCCCGAGCAGGGTTACCCGACCCCGCCGCAGCCCACCGGGTACGCCCCGCAGCAGCCCGAGCAGCCGTCCGAGTGGACCCGCAGGGCCGACCCGGCGCCTGCCGAGACCAGCCCGTTCGCCGAGCGCACCCAGCATGCGGCGGCCGGCCCGGACCCGCGGCAGTCGTCGCCGGAGATCGCCCCGCAGGGGCTGCCCTCCGGGATGCGCGGCTCCCGCTACCCCGGTCAGGACCCGCAGCAGGGCCAGTTCGGCCAGCACAGCCAGGCGGGGCAGCCCGGCCAGGGGGGTCAGCCCGGCCAGCCCGGCCAGCCCGGTCAGCAGCGCGCGGAGAGCACCCTGCAGTTCTCCCGGCCGCTGCCGCCCGCGCCGCCGGTGCCCGAGCCGGCCCAGCCCCAGCAGGCCCAGCCCCAGCAGTCGCAGGCCCCGGCCCAGCAGATGCCGCAGCAGATGTCGCAGCAGACGCCGCAGCAGCAGCGCGCTGCCGAGGAGAACGACCCGCTGACCGGACGGATGGCCCTGCCGCCCGCGGAGTCCGGCGGTTCGCCGATCTTCGAGGCGATGGAGAGCACCTGGTTCCGCTCCGGCCGGGCCGACCGGATGCGTGCCGTCCAGGTCACCTCCGGCTCGGACCGGTCCCAGGGCGACGCCCGCGACCAGCAGTCCCCGGCCGCGCCCAGCGCGCCGGCCGCCCAGTCCGGCGGCGTCCCCAACGGGGCCACCGGCAGCGGCAGCTGGCAGGCCCGGCAGCAGTCGGCCGGGGCCTTCCCGGCGCAGCCCCAGGCGCAGGCGCAGAGTCAGGCCGCCTACCCGGCGGCCGCGCAGGCGCCGGGGATGCAGGACGCGCCCTGGCGGCCGTCGGCCAACGACGACCGCTGGCAGCGCGCCTCGGCGGTGCGCTCCCCCAGCACCTCCGGCACCACCCCGTCCGGACTGCCCCGCCGGGTGCCCAGCGCCAACCTGGTGCCGGGAACGGCGGAGGCGGCCTCGATCGGCGGCACCCAGATCGAGGGCCCGCAGGTCGACCGCTCCCCGGACCAGGTCCGGGGCCGGCTGTCCAGCCTTCACCGGGGTGTCCGGCAGGGCCGCCAGGCCCGCGAGGGCGGCAACGAGTACGGCAACAACAACGGCGGTAACGGTCCGTACGGTCCCGAACGTCAGGAGCGTTGA
- a CDS encoding roadblock/LC7 domain-containing protein — translation MSQMSHAASNLNWLITNFVENTPGVSHTVVVSADGLLLAMSEGFPRDRADQLAAVASGLSSLTQGASRIFEGGAVNQTVVEMERGFLFIMAISDGSSLAVLAAPDSDIGLVGYEMALLVDRAGDVLTPALRAELQGSLLH, via the coding sequence ATGTCCCAGATGAGCCATGCGGCCAGCAACCTGAACTGGCTGATCACCAACTTCGTGGAGAACACCCCCGGGGTGTCGCACACGGTGGTGGTCTCCGCGGACGGACTGCTGCTCGCGATGTCGGAGGGCTTCCCCCGGGATCGCGCGGACCAACTCGCGGCCGTGGCCTCGGGTCTGTCCTCGCTGACCCAGGGCGCCTCGCGGATCTTCGAGGGCGGCGCGGTGAACCAGACCGTGGTGGAGATGGAGCGCGGCTTCCTCTTCATCATGGCCATCTCTGACGGATCGTCACTTGCCGTGCTGGCAGCACCGGACAGTGACATCGGTCTCGTCGGGTACGAAATGGCCCTCCTGGTGGACCGGGCCGGTGATGTACTCACCCCGGCGCTCCGGGCCGAACTCCAGGGCAGCCTGCTCCACTGA
- a CDS encoding DUF742 domain-containing protein: MSPLPGTAGPYGDPYGGGFGGNGYRGGYAGQQPPQHGQPRHRQPTGPGPMSAGAGAMGAGASAGQPPQQPLVRPYAMTGGRTRPRYQLAIEALVSTTSYADRAGGLLPEHQRIVTLCRELKSVAEVSALLSIPLGVARILVADLAEAGLVAIHQPAAAGADAGGQPDVTLLERVLSGLRKL; this comes from the coding sequence ATGAGCCCGCTCCCAGGCACGGCCGGTCCGTACGGGGACCCGTACGGCGGCGGCTTCGGTGGCAACGGGTACCGGGGGGGCTACGCGGGGCAGCAGCCCCCGCAGCACGGTCAGCCGCGGCACCGGCAGCCGACCGGCCCCGGCCCGATGAGCGCCGGCGCGGGTGCGATGGGGGCCGGTGCGAGCGCCGGCCAGCCCCCGCAGCAGCCCCTGGTGCGGCCGTACGCGATGACCGGCGGCCGGACCCGGCCCCGGTACCAGCTGGCCATCGAGGCCCTGGTCTCCACTACCTCCTATGCGGACCGCGCGGGCGGACTCCTTCCGGAGCACCAGCGGATAGTGACGCTCTGCCGCGAACTCAAGTCCGTGGCCGAGGTGTCCGCGCTACTCTCCATACCTCTCGGGGTGGCCCGGATCCTGGTGGCCGACCTGGCCGAAGCCGGGCTGGTCGCCATCCACCAACCCGCTGCCGCCGGGGCCGACGCCGGCGGACAGCCCGACGTGACACTGCTCGAAAGGGTGCTCAGTGGACTTCGCAAGCTCTAG
- a CDS encoding GTP-binding protein translates to MDFASSSGAASTGSAAAVPGARTTTSAKIVVAGGFGVGKTTLVGAVSEINPLRTEAVMTSASAGIDDISKVADKTTTTVAMDFGRITLDEDLILYLFGTPGQDRFWFMWDDLVRGAIGAVVLVDTRRLADCFPAIDYFENSGLPFIIALNNFDGQQPHTADEVREALQLGHHIPILSTDARRRDSAKATLITLVEHALMARLR, encoded by the coding sequence GTGGACTTCGCAAGCTCTAGCGGCGCAGCCTCGACAGGCTCCGCGGCCGCCGTCCCCGGAGCCCGTACCACCACCTCGGCGAAGATCGTCGTCGCCGGCGGCTTCGGCGTGGGCAAGACCACCCTCGTCGGCGCCGTCTCCGAGATCAACCCCCTGCGCACCGAGGCCGTCATGACCTCCGCCTCCGCAGGCATCGACGACATCAGCAAAGTCGCCGACAAGACCACCACCACCGTGGCCATGGACTTCGGCCGCATCACCCTCGACGAAGACCTCATCCTCTACCTCTTCGGCACCCCCGGCCAGGACCGCTTCTGGTTCATGTGGGACGACCTGGTACGCGGCGCCATCGGCGCCGTCGTCCTCGTCGACACCCGGCGGCTCGCCGACTGCTTCCCCGCCATCGACTACTTCGAGAACAGCGGACTCCCCTTCATCATCGCGCTCAACAACTTCGACGGACAGCAGCCCCACACCGCTGACGAGGTCCGCGAGGCGCTTCAACTCGGGCACCACATCCCGATTCTGAGCACCGACGCACGCCGCCGCGACTCCGCGAAGGCGACGCTGATCACGCTGGTCGAGCACGCGCTGATGGCGCGGCTGCGCTGA
- a CDS encoding nitrate- and nitrite sensing domain-containing protein has protein sequence MRQKKTNSGQRQVDQGSTGRGSRPAQGSGPGFAPFGAAPGGSASSAPASARGASASGASSSPFGPGPAPGPRPGGSSAAAAPPGRGFRNWRVRSRLTAILIVPVVAGLSFAGLRVADELQTMSDAGKNEQVSNLVSLATTVVDDLERERDESVQPLMKGKRNDPQVAADRQRTDQDIARLDAMSAQVAGTGGGAGEDHQLTTELAQFRALRNGKGSMKVSGKDVPVPGLQQLRAVAYGKLSPQETQLAYSAYFWPLMALDNELYFGSNTVNSRGRELYALTLAKASYSTERNLVMIGLVRGHLTQQEAIGIQVANKLTETAMNQVTTGGIPADLDLYNRVVSSPDLARADAAENAIGLLGLGGRSLSAAGVSPDEWYQLASVRVDKERQVEQEITDSIGSEAKQAKTDAQTQVYINSGAALFALLLSILLTGAFSRSLVRGMRTLRNSAQDIAANRLPAVVEHLSQNTPERVNTKVDPIPLTGRDEVGEVARAFDDVHRQAVRLASEQAILRGNVSAIFSNLSRRTQGLIERQIALITDLENNEGDPDQLESLFRLDHLATRMRRNGENLLVLAGEEPGRQWNQPIPLVDVLRAAASEVEEYERIELSGIPETDVVGPAVNDLVHLLAELLENATSFSSPQTRVRVTATRLPDQRVLVEIHDKGIGLSAEDFAEINAKLAAPSTLDASVSRQMGLYVVGRLAARHSVRVQLRASTEGTGTTSLVMIPDRLTQAPQPMPAEEEFTVSRIVGEADASAYADPTRDQQPRTAGELGFDESRWAAGQAGQMTALDSVRRSLEVDRRRRATTDGPEGQQFGDPQQYPQEQAYPQGQAYPQEQPFPQGQPSYPQGQASYPQGQAYPSEQQPFAAESRFQPGTPQQSEPQALSGQPEQRALESGSGAQAPSGWSAGAPGGGPSSYPAPSGYPAPSAYPSAPDQAGGYEQGQGLGGQRPYGGPAAGGGYPSGGSAYPAPQAPSAYPQSRPYGSDSEAEEREQAAGQEPASAALERAENGLPLRRPGQTIDAGSGIGSAADRFGGDERGGERGEPASPAQSVTPSQFAPATRPATGGPASGRPAGGGGGGQPNWFSRSSARVSGPASTGGSVGSSTGSSTGSSVGGTGAGAAGGREESGWRSPADDSWQQASQVQRPASGGTTSSGLPLRVPRQNLVPGNAPTVEEYTGPQISRDPGEVRGRLSSLLRGVEQGRSTSAETETSSASPDQHGGTDYFGDPHPQERQ, from the coding sequence GTGAGGCAGAAGAAGACAAACTCCGGACAGCGCCAGGTCGACCAGGGGTCGACCGGGCGCGGGTCGCGCCCTGCGCAGGGTTCGGGCCCCGGCTTCGCCCCCTTCGGCGCCGCGCCCGGCGGTTCTGCGTCCTCGGCCCCGGCCTCCGCACGCGGCGCCTCGGCCTCCGGCGCGTCCTCGTCGCCCTTCGGCCCCGGCCCGGCGCCCGGCCCCCGGCCGGGCGGGAGCTCCGCCGCGGCGGCACCGCCCGGACGCGGCTTCCGCAACTGGCGGGTGCGCTCCCGGCTGACCGCGATCCTGATCGTCCCCGTGGTGGCCGGCCTCTCCTTCGCGGGGCTGCGGGTCGCGGACGAACTCCAGACCATGTCCGACGCGGGTAAGAACGAGCAGGTCTCCAACCTGGTCTCGCTCGCCACCACCGTCGTCGACGATCTGGAGCGGGAGCGCGACGAATCCGTCCAGCCGCTGATGAAGGGCAAGCGGAACGACCCCCAGGTCGCCGCCGACCGGCAGCGGACGGACCAGGACATAGCCCGGCTGGACGCGATGTCCGCCCAGGTCGCCGGGACCGGCGGGGGCGCCGGCGAGGACCATCAGCTGACCACCGAGCTGGCCCAGTTCCGCGCGCTGCGGAACGGTAAGGGCAGCATGAAGGTGAGCGGCAAGGACGTCCCGGTCCCCGGCCTCCAGCAGCTCCGCGCCGTCGCGTACGGCAAGCTCTCCCCGCAGGAGACCCAGCTCGCCTACTCGGCCTACTTCTGGCCGCTGATGGCGCTGGACAACGAGCTGTACTTCGGCAGCAACACGGTGAACAGCCGCGGCCGCGAGCTGTACGCCCTCACCCTGGCCAAGGCCTCCTACTCCACCGAGCGCAACCTGGTGATGATCGGGCTCGTCCGCGGGCACCTCACCCAGCAGGAGGCGATCGGGATCCAGGTCGCCAACAAGCTGACCGAGACCGCGATGAACCAGGTCACCACCGGCGGCATCCCGGCCGACCTGGACCTCTACAACCGCGTGGTGAGCTCCCCCGACCTGGCCAGGGCCGACGCCGCGGAGAACGCGATCGGCCTCCTCGGGCTCGGTGGCCGCTCCCTCTCCGCCGCCGGGGTCAGCCCCGACGAGTGGTACCAGCTGGCCTCCGTGCGGGTCGACAAGGAACGCCAGGTCGAGCAGGAGATCACCGACTCGATCGGTTCCGAGGCCAAGCAGGCCAAGACCGACGCGCAGACCCAGGTGTACATCAACTCCGGGGCGGCGCTCTTCGCCCTCCTCCTCTCGATCCTGCTGACCGGCGCCTTCTCCCGCTCGCTTGTCCGCGGCATGCGGACGCTGCGGAACAGCGCCCAGGACATCGCCGCCAACCGGCTGCCCGCGGTCGTCGAGCACCTCTCGCAGAACACCCCGGAGCGGGTCAACACCAAGGTCGATCCGATCCCGCTGACCGGCCGGGACGAGGTCGGCGAGGTCGCCCGGGCCTTCGACGACGTCCACCGGCAGGCCGTACGGCTCGCCTCCGAGCAGGCCATCCTGCGCGGCAACGTCAGCGCGATCTTCAGCAACCTGTCCCGCCGCACCCAGGGCCTGATCGAGCGCCAGATCGCGCTGATCACCGACCTGGAGAACAACGAGGGCGACCCGGACCAGCTGGAGAGCCTGTTCCGGCTGGACCACCTGGCCACCCGCATGCGGCGGAACGGCGAGAACCTGCTGGTGCTCGCGGGCGAGGAGCCCGGCCGGCAGTGGAACCAGCCGATCCCGCTGGTCGACGTCCTCCGCGCGGCGGCCTCCGAGGTGGAGGAGTACGAGCGGATCGAGCTCAGCGGCATCCCGGAGACCGACGTCGTCGGCCCCGCCGTCAACGACCTCGTCCACCTCCTGGCCGAGCTGCTGGAGAACGCCACCTCGTTCTCCTCCCCGCAGACCCGGGTGCGGGTCACTGCCACCCGGCTGCCGGACCAGCGGGTGCTGGTCGAGATCCACGACAAGGGCATCGGGCTCAGCGCCGAGGACTTCGCCGAGATCAACGCCAAGCTGGCGGCCCCCTCCACCCTGGACGCCTCGGTCTCCCGGCAGATGGGCCTGTACGTGGTCGGGCGGCTGGCCGCCCGGCACAGCGTGCGGGTGCAGCTGCGGGCGTCGACCGAGGGCACGGGCACCACCTCGCTGGTGATGATCCCGGACCGGCTCACCCAGGCCCCGCAGCCGATGCCGGCCGAGGAGGAGTTCACCGTCTCCCGGATCGTCGGCGAGGCGGACGCCTCCGCCTACGCCGACCCGACGCGGGATCAGCAGCCGCGTACGGCCGGTGAGTTGGGCTTCGACGAGTCGCGCTGGGCGGCAGGTCAGGCCGGGCAGATGACCGCGCTGGACTCGGTGCGCCGCTCGCTGGAGGTCGACCGCAGGCGGCGGGCCACCACGGACGGCCCGGAGGGGCAGCAGTTCGGCGACCCCCAGCAGTACCCGCAGGAGCAGGCCTACCCGCAGGGGCAGGCGTACCCGCAGGAGCAGCCTTTCCCGCAGGGGCAGCCGTCGTACCCGCAGGGGCAGGCGTCCTACCCGCAGGGGCAGGCCTACCCGTCGGAGCAGCAGCCCTTCGCGGCCGAGTCGCGGTTCCAGCCGGGCACCCCGCAGCAGTCCGAACCGCAGGCCCTGAGCGGGCAGCCGGAGCAGCGGGCGCTGGAGTCCGGCAGCGGCGCCCAGGCCCCGAGCGGGTGGTCCGCGGGCGCCCCGGGCGGCGGGCCGTCCTCGTACCCGGCGCCGAGCGGCTACCCGGCGCCCAGCGCCTACCCGAGCGCCCCCGACCAGGCGGGCGGGTACGAGCAGGGGCAGGGCCTCGGCGGGCAGCGGCCGTACGGTGGCCCGGCCGCCGGCGGCGGCTACCCGTCCGGCGGCAGCGCCTACCCGGCGCCGCAGGCGCCCAGCGCCTACCCCCAGTCCCGCCCCTACGGCTCCGACTCCGAGGCCGAGGAGCGCGAGCAGGCCGCCGGGCAGGAGCCGGCCTCGGCCGCGCTGGAGCGGGCCGAGAACGGGCTGCCGCTGCGGCGACCCGGGCAGACCATCGACGCCGGCTCCGGCATCGGCAGTGCGGCGGACCGTTTCGGCGGGGACGAGCGCGGCGGTGAGCGCGGGGAACCCGCCTCCCCCGCCCAGTCGGTGACGCCGAGTCAGTTCGCCCCGGCGACCCGGCCCGCGACCGGCGGGCCCGCCTCGGGCCGGCCGGCCGGCGGCGGCGGGGGCGGGCAGCCGAACTGGTTCAGCCGCAGCTCCGCCCGGGTGAGCGGCCCGGCCTCCACCGGCGGGTCCGTCGGCTCGTCCACCGGCTCGTCCACCGGCTCGTCCGTGGGCGGAACCGGCGCCGGAGCGGCCGGCGGCCGGGAGGAGAGCGGCTGGCGTTCGCCCGCCGACGACTCCTGGCAGCAGGCCTCCCAGGTCCAGCGGCCGGCCTCCGGCGGCACCACCTCCTCGGGCCTCCCGCTGCGCGTCCCGCGCCAGAACCTGGTGCCGGGCAACGCGCCCACCGTCGAGGAGTACACGGGCCCGCAGATCTCCCGGGACCCCGGCGAGGTCCGCGGCCGGCTCTCCAGCCTGCTCCGCGGCGTCGAGCAGGGGCGCAGCACCAGCGCCGAGACCGAGACTTCATCCGCTTCTCCCGATCAGCACGGCGGCACCGATTACTTCGGCGACCCCCACCCCCAGGAGCGTCAGTGA
- a CDS encoding roadblock/LC7 domain-containing protein: MSQAAQNLNWLITSFVENTPGVSHTVVVSADGLLLAMSEGFPRDRADQLAAVASGLTSLTQGASRIFEGGGVNQTVVEMERGFLFIMAISDGSSLAVLSAPDSDIGLVGYEMALLVDRAGDVLTPALRAELQGSLLH; the protein is encoded by the coding sequence ATGAGCCAAGCGGCACAGAACCTGAACTGGTTGATCACCAGTTTTGTGGAGAACACCCCGGGGGTGTCGCACACGGTGGTGGTCTCCGCGGACGGACTGCTGCTCGCGATGTCGGAGGGCTTCCCCCGGGACCGCGCGGATCAACTCGCGGCCGTGGCCTCGGGATTGACTTCTCTGACCCAGGGCGCCTCGCGGATCTTCGAAGGCGGCGGTGTCAACCAGACCGTGGTGGAGATGGAGCGCGGGTTCCTCTTCATCATGGCCATCTCCGACGGTTCGTCACTCGCGGTGCTCTCCGCCCCGGACAGTGACATCGGTCTCGTCGGATACGAAATGGCTCTCCTGGTCGACCGGGCCGGTGATGTACTCACCCCGGCGCTGCGCGCCGAGCTCCAGGGCAGCCTGCTCCACTAG